One part of the Halobacteria archaeon AArc-dxtr1 genome encodes these proteins:
- the thrC gene encoding threonine synthase, whose protein sequence is MSLSLAAAQPDIPADAEDGAWLECIECGETYAPFEDVRYTCDECDGLLEVRYADLPTLEDFAGQGRGVWRYRDALPLESGVTTQEGDTPLYRVPRLEEEIGVEALRIKHEGMNPTGSFKDRGMTVGVAVAKELGVGRLACASTGNTSAALAAYGSRGGMETLVLLPAGKVAAGKIAQASLHGARILEVDGNFDACLDIVQELAARGEAYLLNSLNPFRLEGQKTIGLEILEAFRDDYGAFPDRIILPVGNAGNTSALYKAFRELVQSGSLSIDEVPKLTGVQAEGAAPMVEAIENDADEVRRWDDVETRATAIRIGNPVNAPKALPGIRETGGTAIAVSDEEITDAQRQLAEEGIGVEPASAASVAGLRKLRAEGIVDGDERVACLTTGHLLKDPDAAAAAGSDPEPVPNDTEGVLEVL, encoded by the coding sequence ATGAGTCTCAGTCTTGCCGCGGCACAACCCGACATCCCGGCCGACGCCGAGGACGGCGCCTGGCTCGAGTGCATCGAGTGTGGCGAAACGTACGCCCCATTCGAGGACGTCCGCTACACCTGCGACGAGTGCGACGGGCTGCTCGAAGTCCGATACGCCGACCTGCCCACGCTCGAAGACTTCGCGGGCCAGGGCCGGGGCGTCTGGCGCTACCGCGACGCGCTCCCCCTCGAATCGGGCGTGACGACCCAGGAGGGAGATACGCCGCTATACCGCGTCCCCCGACTCGAAGAGGAGATCGGCGTCGAGGCGTTGCGGATCAAACACGAGGGGATGAACCCCACCGGCTCGTTCAAAGATCGAGGCATGACCGTCGGCGTCGCCGTCGCGAAGGAACTCGGCGTCGGCCGGCTGGCCTGTGCGTCGACCGGCAACACGAGCGCGGCACTCGCAGCCTACGGCTCCCGGGGCGGGATGGAGACGCTCGTTCTCCTCCCCGCGGGGAAAGTCGCCGCCGGGAAGATTGCCCAGGCGAGCCTCCACGGCGCCCGCATTCTCGAAGTTGACGGCAATTTCGACGCCTGTCTCGACATCGTCCAGGAGCTTGCGGCTCGCGGCGAGGCCTACCTACTCAACTCGCTGAACCCCTTCCGGCTCGAAGGGCAGAAGACGATCGGCCTCGAGATCCTGGAGGCCTTCCGCGACGACTACGGCGCCTTCCCCGACCGGATCATCCTCCCCGTCGGCAACGCCGGCAACACCTCGGCGCTGTACAAGGCTTTCCGGGAGCTAGTCCAGTCTGGCTCGCTCTCGATCGACGAGGTGCCGAAGCTCACCGGTGTCCAGGCCGAGGGCGCCGCGCCGATGGTCGAGGCGATCGAGAACGACGCCGACGAGGTCCGACGCTGGGACGACGTCGAGACGCGTGCAACCGCAATCCGGATCGGCAACCCGGTCAACGCGCCGAAGGCGCTTCCGGGTATCCGCGAGACCGGTGGAACGGCCATTGCCGTCTCCGACGAAGAGATCACCGACGCCCAGCGCCAGCTCGCCGAAGAAGGAATTGGCGTCGAACCGGCCTCCGCGGCCTCCGTCGCGGGACTGCGAAAGCTCCGCGCCGAGGGAATCGTCGACGGCGACGAGCGCGTCGCCTGCCTGACGACCGGCCATCTGCTCAAAGACCCCGACGCCGCCGCGGCCGCGGGGAGCGATCCCGAGCCGGTGCCGAACGACACTGAGGGCGTCCTCGAAGTGCTGTAA
- a CDS encoding transcription initiation factor IIB family protein, whose amino-acid sequence MNTETICEECGLVSTEDAIDRGPEWRSFDDGVDRRRTGAPLTRSRHDRGLSTEIGYGTGSRLTGRKRRQLARMRREHNRARIASKADRNQVYGFTEIRRIVSELSLPESAREQACSLFDSAQSADLFAGRSIEGFAAAAVYAICRTLSIARTLAEVVAVSRADREELKVAYDALNRELGLPTGPIDPTQYLPRYASKLDLDSAVERIAREYVTQLTEARVIGGRNPSGVAAACLYAAAIECPQTERITQAAAADIADVQPVTVRSTVTELEKL is encoded by the coding sequence ATGAACACCGAAACCATCTGTGAGGAGTGCGGACTGGTTTCCACAGAGGATGCCATCGATCGTGGCCCAGAGTGGCGATCGTTCGACGACGGGGTGGACCGACGACGAACGGGCGCCCCGCTCACTCGATCGAGACACGATCGTGGACTCTCGACGGAGATTGGCTACGGAACTGGGTCCCGGCTCACGGGACGCAAACGCCGCCAGCTTGCGCGGATGCGCCGGGAGCACAATCGAGCGCGGATCGCTTCGAAGGCGGATCGAAACCAGGTGTACGGGTTCACCGAGATCAGGCGAATCGTCTCTGAGCTTTCCCTCCCCGAATCCGCACGCGAGCAGGCGTGTTCGCTGTTCGACTCCGCTCAGTCTGCCGACCTCTTTGCCGGGCGATCGATCGAGGGGTTCGCAGCCGCAGCAGTGTACGCGATCTGTCGGACACTGTCGATCGCCCGAACACTCGCAGAGGTCGTCGCAGTCTCTCGTGCAGACCGCGAGGAGTTGAAAGTCGCATACGACGCCCTGAACCGCGAGCTGGGGTTGCCCACCGGGCCGATCGATCCTACGCAGTACCTGCCGCGGTACGCGTCGAAGCTGGATCTCGATTCAGCGGTCGAGCGCATAGCTCGGGAGTATGTAACCCAGCTAACCGAGGCACGCGTAATCGGGGGTCGAAACCCCAGCGGAGTGGCAGCAGCATGTCTCTACGCAGCGGCGATCGAGTGTCCGCAGACAGAGCGAATTACCCAGGCCGCCGCCGCAGACATTGCAGACGTACAGCCAGTGACCGTCCGGTCGACGGTCACCGAACTCGAAAAACTCTGA